From Thalassospiraceae bacterium LMO-JJ14:
ATTTTCAGGCCCGGCGCATGAACGCGCGGTTCCGCGTTAAGGGCGAGAAGGGGACGCAGTTCGTGCACACCTTGAACGGCTCCGGCCTGGCGGTCGGGCGCACGTTGATTGCGATCCTCGAGAATTATCAGCAGGCCGACGGCTCGATCGTTATTCCCGACGCGCTGCAACCCTATATGGGCGGCATGAAAGTGATCGAAGCCAATGGCTGAGGCGGGCTTCGATCTTAAAAAAGCGCGGGTTCTGCTGTCCAACGACGACGGCATCCATGCGCCCGGGCTGAAAACCCTCGAAGACGCCATCCGCCCGCACGTCGCCGAACTTTGGGTGTGCGCACCGGAAACCGAACAGTCGGCGACCAGCCATTCGCTGACGCTGCGCCGCCCGCTGCGCATCCGTCATGTTTCGGAACAACGCTTTGCCGTCGACGGCACGCCGACCGATGCGGTTTTACTGGGCGTCACCAACATCATGAATGATGCCCGCCCTGATCTGGTGCTGTCGGGCATCAACAGGGGCGGCAACCTGGGCGAGGACGTGACCTATTCCGGGACCGTGGCGGCGGCCATGGAAGGCGCCTTGCTGGGTATTCCGTCCGTCGCGCTGAGCCAGACCTACGAGGACCGTCACAAGGTCAAGTGGGCGACCGCCAAAGCATGGACGCCAAAGGTCCTGAAGCAGCTTTTCAAGCTCGGCTGGCCGAAGGGTATCTTCATGAACATCAACTTCCCCGATGCGACGGCTGCCAAGGTCAAGGGCGTCGAGGTCTGCCGTCAGGGACGGCGCAAGATCGGCGGCGGGCTGACACGCGGGGTCGACCCCCGGGGTGACGAATATTTCTGGATCGGCCCGCAACGCGACGAGGAAAAGTTCCTCAAGGGGACCGATCTGGCGGCCGTCAACAACGGCTATGTCTCGGTGACGCCGCTGGCGCTCGACCTGACCGACGCGCAGACACTCCGGAAAATCAAGGGCGGCATAAAATGAAGCCCGGCGGACTTGATGCGAGCACGCTCAGGAACGCGCTGATCGGGGACGGCATCACGGACGAGGCGGTTCTGGATGCGATCACGCTGACGCCGCGCGAACTGTTCGTGCCGAAGGCGTTCCGCGAACGGGCGTACGAAAACTCACCGTTGCCGATCGGCCTGCACCAGACGATTTCACAGCCGACCGTCGTCGCCATGATGACGCAGGCACTGGAACTCAACGACCGGGTCAAGATTCTCGAGATCGGCACCGGGTCCGGATACCAGACAGCGATCCTGGCAAGGCTGTGCCGCCGCGTTTACACCATCGAAAGACATAAGGCGCTATTGTCGGAAGCAGAGGAGCGGTTCGCCACCCTTGGCTTCAACAACGTCGTGACACGCCATGGCGACGGCTCGATGGGGTGGCGCGAACAAGCGCCGTTTTCGCGGATTATCGTGACGGCGGCGGCGGTCGACGTGCCGCATGTGCTTTTGGAACAACTTGATGTCGGCGGAATCATGGTGGTCCCGGTCGGTCTTGAGGAACGCACGCAGCATCTGCTCCGGGTCCGCAAGACCGAAGACGACATCGAAACCGAAGATCTGGGGCTGGTCCGCTTCGTGCCTCTGATAAGTGACGAGGAAGACGGTTGAAATACAGTTTCGCCATCATTGCGATCCTCTGCGCCGGCCTGAGCGGATGCGGCAATATCCAGATACCGTCATCGTCGATGCCCCGCGACATCAACACACCACCCGTACGGGCAACGCAATCGGGTAACGTGACACGCTCGGCAAGCGGGCAAAGCGATGCGTCCTTCGTCGGCGCGTCGGCGGTCAAGGTCGGGCCGGGCGATACCGTCTATGCCCTGTCGCGTCGCCACCGCGTCCCGGTTCAGGCGATCATCCGCGCCAACGATCTGCGCCCGCCGTATCTGTTGAATGTCGGCCAGCGCATTGAACTGCCGCGCGGCACCCAGCACACGGTGACGCCCGGCGACACGCTGTATTCCGTAGCCCAGCGTTATGATGTGGTAATGTACGAACTGGCGCGGCTGAACGGCATCGATGCGCCCTA
This genomic window contains:
- the surE gene encoding 5'/3'-nucleotidase SurE, which produces MAEAGFDLKKARVLLSNDDGIHAPGLKTLEDAIRPHVAELWVCAPETEQSATSHSLTLRRPLRIRHVSEQRFAVDGTPTDAVLLGVTNIMNDARPDLVLSGINRGGNLGEDVTYSGTVAAAMEGALLGIPSVALSQTYEDRHKVKWATAKAWTPKVLKQLFKLGWPKGIFMNINFPDATAAKVKGVEVCRQGRRKIGGGLTRGVDPRGDEYFWIGPQRDEEKFLKGTDLAAVNNGYVSVTPLALDLTDAQTLRKIKGGIK
- a CDS encoding protein-L-isoaspartate(D-aspartate) O-methyltransferase: MKPGGLDASTLRNALIGDGITDEAVLDAITLTPRELFVPKAFRERAYENSPLPIGLHQTISQPTVVAMMTQALELNDRVKILEIGTGSGYQTAILARLCRRVYTIERHKALLSEAEERFATLGFNNVVTRHGDGSMGWREQAPFSRIIVTAAAVDVPHVLLEQLDVGGIMVVPVGLEERTQHLLRVRKTEDDIETEDLGLVRFVPLISDEEDG